The following coding sequences are from one Bacteroidales bacterium WCE2008 window:
- a CDS encoding DNA polymerase-3 subunit epsilon, translating to MELSLERPLLFFDIESTGLNIASDGIAELSFVKIFPGGEQRIKTWRLKPWDYENKCQKAMNPSASKVNGIVDEDLKDCPTFAEAADEIVSWLEDCDLAGFNSAKFDLPMLAEEIERVRKYCGKDFDINLHGKEMVDVQTIYHLMEPRNLKAAYRFYCGGEDFENAHSAEADTLATYAVLKGELDRYPEELKNNVKFLANFGGKPKNVDYAGRLYYGENDEPTISFGKHKGRTAREVWATEPSYFAWIMNGDFTLDTKRQFDDLRRKFQEEARNKKREPLQGKAFDDAADLLLKHFGGK from the coding sequence ATGGAACTTTCCCTTGAAAGACCTCTGCTCTTCTTCGACATCGAGAGCACAGGCCTTAACATAGCCAGCGATGGAATTGCAGAACTTTCGTTCGTGAAGATATTCCCGGGCGGAGAGCAGCGTATCAAGACCTGGCGTCTCAAGCCGTGGGATTACGAGAACAAGTGTCAGAAAGCGATGAATCCGAGCGCAAGCAAGGTCAACGGGATTGTTGACGAAGACCTCAAGGACTGCCCTACCTTTGCAGAAGCCGCCGACGAGATCGTCTCATGGCTCGAAGACTGCGACCTCGCAGGATTCAACTCTGCCAAGTTCGACCTTCCGATGCTCGCTGAAGAGATTGAAAGAGTAAGAAAATACTGCGGCAAGGATTTCGACATCAACCTTCATGGAAAGGAAATGGTCGATGTCCAGACGATCTACCACCTCATGGAGCCGCGCAACCTCAAGGCAGCCTACCGTTTCTACTGCGGAGGCGAGGACTTCGAGAACGCCCACTCCGCAGAAGCCGACACTCTTGCCACATACGCCGTGCTCAAGGGAGAGCTCGACAGATATCCTGAGGAGCTCAAGAACAACGTCAAGTTCCTTGCTAATTTCGGCGGCAAGCCGAAGAACGTGGACTACGCCGGCCGTCTCTACTATGGAGAGAACGACGAGCCTACGATAAGCTTCGGAAAGCATAAAGGCCGCACAGCAAGGGAAGTATGGGCCACGGAGCCGTCATATTTCGCGTGGATCATGAACGGAGACTTCACTCTGGACACCAAGCGCCAGTTCGACGACCTCCGCCGCAAATTCCAGGAAGAAGCCCGCAACAAGAAGCGCGAGCCTCTCCAGGGAAAGGCTTTTGACGACGCCGCAGACCTGCTGCTCAAGCATTTCGGAGGCAAATAA
- a CDS encoding DNA polymerase III, beta subunit has translation MKLVVSSSELLKAILTVQKAIPAKTTEAILEDYLFVLKGSSLEITASDKEITLKTVIEVESTEQEGRMAVPARQMTDLLKELPDQPLTISTVSESSFTCAWANGESSLPYFNPDDYPQIQTVGENATQIKISAETLADGIANTVYASSDEDNRPVMNSIYFDIKPDCTTMVASDLQKLICYTADDVNAPAESSFILNKRHANVLKGLLGKESGEIDVNFDEKIAVFSFGNITMISCLVVGKYPDYRTIIPKNNSNILRINRMQLLNTVRRIAVCSPKASNHIRFDLTAGSLEISAQDLGFEIAAHEKVACNYEGEELTIGFKSTHIVEILSNIGCEEIVMKFADKRRSALIMPSEDEVGTFRAFGIVMPIMVR, from the coding sequence ATGAAACTGGTAGTATCAAGTTCCGAACTTCTGAAAGCGATCCTTACTGTTCAGAAGGCTATTCCTGCAAAAACCACAGAGGCTATCCTCGAAGATTATCTCTTCGTCCTCAAAGGCAGTTCTCTCGAAATAACGGCCTCCGACAAAGAGATCACCCTCAAGACAGTGATCGAGGTTGAAAGCACCGAGCAGGAGGGCCGCATGGCTGTACCTGCAAGACAGATGACAGACCTTCTCAAGGAACTTCCCGACCAGCCTCTTACCATCAGCACGGTCAGCGAGAGCTCGTTCACCTGCGCATGGGCCAACGGCGAGTCCAGCCTTCCATACTTCAATCCGGACGACTATCCGCAGATCCAGACTGTCGGAGAGAATGCGACCCAGATCAAGATCTCGGCGGAGACCCTCGCCGACGGTATCGCCAATACCGTATATGCATCCTCAGACGAGGACAACAGGCCGGTGATGAACAGTATCTACTTCGACATCAAGCCTGACTGCACTACGATGGTTGCATCCGACCTCCAGAAGCTTATCTGCTACACAGCTGACGACGTCAACGCCCCTGCTGAGTCTTCGTTCATTCTGAACAAGAGACACGCCAACGTCCTCAAGGGTCTCCTCGGCAAGGAGAGCGGAGAAATCGACGTGAACTTCGACGAGAAGATCGCCGTATTCAGCTTCGGAAACATAACTATGATCAGCTGCCTCGTGGTCGGCAAGTATCCTGACTACCGCACGATCATCCCTAAGAACAACTCCAACATCCTCAGAATAAACAGGATGCAGCTACTCAATACCGTAAGGCGTATTGCCGTCTGCTCCCCTAAAGCCTCCAACCATATCCGTTTCGACCTGACTGCGGGATCGCTCGAGATTTCTGCCCAGGACCTCGGATTCGAGATTGCGGCACATGAAAAAGTCGCCTGCAACTACGAAGGCGAGGAACTGACGATCGGATTCAAGTCTACGCATATCGTCGAGATACTCTCCAACATAGGTTGCGAGGAGATTGTCATGAAATTCGCAGACAAGCGCCGCTCCGCCCTGATAATGCCTTCAGAAGACGAAGTCGGCACCTTCAGAGCATTCGGTATCGTAATGCCAATAATGGTAAGATAA